One stretch of Microplitis mediator isolate UGA2020A chromosome 9, iyMicMedi2.1, whole genome shotgun sequence DNA includes these proteins:
- the LOC130674368 gene encoding PGC-1 and ERR-induced regulator in muscle protein 1-like, with protein MKILTIFAIINLEIFCLSAQLSGEVDADDCDLQTVASLGASADAGGENEVDVQANFPSCKCLRRLDLQGSLGATGSASVVSDGNTKKGDVFQSISVIIPGVNCIETETYEEESVEGESESATNIDSGTEPIEPEPTEPESVEPEPTEPEPTKPEPTEPTEPEPTEPEPTKPEPTEPEPTEPTEPEPTEPEPTEPEPTEPEPTEPEPTEPEPTEPEPTEPEPTEPEPTEPEPTESEPTEPEPTEPEPTEPEPTEPEPTEPEPILPEPTEAAQGYSYIADIKRIDLITDENDFIKTEETNNEVDVPLEFYETMEKGNDFKIYYVEMYVTRTLVFESFGNKIKRACDNSYPERSVEANVWKIFNLAVMGGKECPIEKGDNYSIPWKLAQTELTFNEPIPCGEYSLQMYSNTPNGQYAIGITFRWTISKNDHNCTDEVHDLK; from the exons atgaaaattttgacaatattcgcaataataaatttagagATTTTTTGTTTGAGTGCACAATTGAGCGGTGAAGTCGATGCAGATGATTGCGACCTTCAGACAGTGGCCTCCTTGGGAGCAAGTGCCGATGCTGGGGGAGAAAATGAAGTTGATGTGCAAGCAAATTTTCCATCGTGCAAGTGTCTGAGGCGTCTGGATCTTCAAGGATCTTTGGGGGCCACAGGCTCCGCTAGTGTTGTTTCAGACGGTAATACTAAAAAGGGTGACGTTTTTCAAAGTATTTCCGTTATT ataCCGGGGGTTAATTGCATCGAAACAGAAACTTACGAAGAAGAATCAGTTGAAGGAGAGTCCGAAAGTGCTACGAATATT GACTCAGGCACTGAACCTATCGAACCTGAGCCTACTGAACCTGAATCTGTCGAACCTGAGCCTACTGAACCCGAACCTACCAAACCCGAACCTACTGAACCTACTGAACCCGAACCTACTGAACCTGAACCTACTAAACCCGAACCTACCGAACCCGAACCTACTGAACCTACTGAACCTGAACCTACTGAACCTGAACCTACTGAACCTGAACCTACTGAACCTGAACCTACTGAACCCGAACCTACCGAACCCGAACCTACTGAACCTGAACCTACTGAACCTGAACCTACTGAACCTGAACCTACTGAACCTGAACCTACTGAATCTGAACCTACCGAACCTGAACCTACTGAACCTGAACCTACTGAACCTGAACCGACCGAACCCGAACCTACTGAACCTGAACCTATCTTACCCGAACCTACTGAAGCAGCCCAAGGTTATAGTTATATTGCAGATATAAAAAGAATAGACTTAATAACGGATGAAAATGATTTCATAAAAACAGAAGAAACAAATAATGAAGTAGATGTACCCCTTGAATTTTATGAAACAATGGAGAAAGgcaatgattttaaaata taCTATGTCGAAATGTATGTAACTCGCACTCTGGTTTTCGAGTCATttggtaataaaataaaacgtgCATGCGACAATTCATATCCTGAGAGAAGTGTTGAAGCCAATgtttggaaaattttcaatttagcTGTCATGGGTGGCAAAGAATGTCCCATTGAAAAG ggtGACAATTATAGTATCCCTTGGAAACTTGCGCAAACAGAACTCACGTTCAATGAACCAATACCGTGTGGAGAATACAGCTTGCAGATGTATTCCAATACACCCAATGGTCAATACGCAATAGGGATTACATTTAGATGGAcgatttcaaaaaatgatcatAATTGCACTGATGAAGTTCatgacttaaaataa